Sequence from the Candidatus Edwardsbacteria bacterium RifOxyA12_full_54_48 genome:
AGCGTGCAGCGAAACATCATCCGCTCGCTGCTGTGCGTCCCCCTGCATTTTCGGGAAGGGGCGGCCGGGGCCGTCTATCTGGACTCCCGGGTCACCAGCGGCCTGTTCGGGGACAGACAGAGGGAGTTCCTGCTGGCCCTGGCCGGCATCATCGGGGCGGTCCTGGAAAGCGGCCAGCTGATCAGCCGGCTCCGTTTCGATCAAGCGGCGGCCGGATCCCAGGAGAACGACATCTCCGACTTGATCATCGGCCAATCTCCCCCGGTCAGGCAGATGATCCAGCGGATCAAGACCGTTGCCCAGGCGGACATCACCGTCATGCTGGACGGCGAATCAGGATCCGGCAAGGAACTGGCGGCTTTGGCGGTCCACAGATTATCGTTCCGGGGGAAGCGCAAGTTCCTGGCCCTGGATTGCGGCTCGCTTCCGGAGACCCTGTTGGAATCGGAGCTGTTCGGTTATGTTAGGGGTGCCTTCACCGGCGCCGGCAAAGACAAGCCCGGACTGTTCGAATCGGCCGATGGCGGCACGGTATTCTTGGACGAGATCGCCAGCGCCAGCCAGGCGGTTCAGTCCCGCTTGCTGAGGGTGCTGGAGAGTGGGGAGATCAGAAGGGTGGGAGAGTCCGAGAGCCGGACGGTGGACGTCCGGGTGATCTGCGCCACCAATAAAGATCTGGAGACAGAGATCAACGAAGGCCGTTTTAGGGAGGACCTGTACTATCGGCTTAAGGTGATGACCATTCCCATTCCCCCGTTAAGGGAAAGGAGCGGAGACATACTGCTGTTGACCGAATATTTCAAAGAAAAGTATTGCCGCAAATTCGGCAAGATCGGGCTCCGGTTTGATTCCGAGGCCAAGCAGCAGATGATCGGACATGTCTGGCCGGGCAACGTCCGTGAATTGGAGAATACCGTCCAAAGGGCGGTGCTGCTGACGAATAAAAAGGCCATCACCCCCAGGGAACTGGAGATATCCCCGGGTTTGAGCGAAGGCCAGAATAAATATCAGAACGATCGTCGCCCGGATATACTCGAGGCCGTTAAAAATTTTAATGGAAATATCTCTCAAGCGGCCAAAGCATTAGGGGTATCCCGCCGTCATCTGTACCGGCTGATGGAAAAACACAATATTAAAGTGTGACATTGTGTAAAAAGTGAGACCCAGGGACACATATTTTGTTACTTAAGTAAAATGAACAAGTTATAATATATTATAGTCGTTTAATTAAAGCGACTGAGACATAATGTCTCAGTCGCTTTTTGTTTTTTTCTCCCATCTGAACCACCGTGAAATGGTAAAGACCGTAAAATCAATGAGTTGTAATAAATATATATTTTTGGCACGATTAATGAAACTATAAAAGACAGATGCTCAAACAATCAATCAATAAAATCGGAGACAAAATGAAAAAACTGATTTCCTCTTTACTGCTGGCAATTCTGCTGGCTTCCCTGGCTGGAACCACTATCGGCTTTGCCGATGACGATCCGCCCCCCACCCCTAACGTGGTCTACCCGGTGCCTCCGCCTCCTCCGGACGAATTTTAACCAAAGGTGAAAGGCCGATCAATTTACTGCCGGTCAGGTGGAATTGCCGGCCCGGCAGTAAATAAAGCTTGAGGAATAAATATGTACGATAGAATCCACATATACCATTTTCTGCTTAACAACGGCAGGGAATATTATGGAAAGGTGCTGGCCCACGACCGGGACAAGATCGTGATCAGCGCCCTGAGGCTGGCCGAGCAGCCTCGCCGGGTGATCCTGTACCAGAACTCAATGGTAATGGCCGAAAGGATGGATGGACGGGGCTTTTAAGGCCGGCTCAAACCCGGCCCCGGTCGGATCATCAGGGCCAGGCGGTCAGGAGGCGGATAAAACCATTCTGCTGGCGGGGGACCAGAAAGCCATGCGGGAGGTGGAGGCTTTTCTTCTCCAGAACAAGGGTTATGCCGTTCTGACCGCCGACAGCATTAGTCGGGCCGAACAGCTTTTTGGAGAGAACCGGCAAGCGGTCCGGCTGTTGCTCACCGACCTGGTCCTGCCGGACGGCAGCGGCGTCGAATTGCACCGGAAATTGACCGGGATCAAGCCGGAGTTGGTGACCCTGATAGTTTCCGGCAGCCGGCCCGGCCCGGGAGAGATCCCCCGGGAAGCCCAATTCATGAAGAAGCCGTTCGCCCTGGCGGAGCTGCACCAAAGATTGACCCAGGCCCTGGAACGCCCCGATGGTTTCGGCAAAAAGCCGCCGCCGGTCTGCGGGCTGGCTCATCGGTTTCCGGCCGATCAGACCGATCTGTTTGCCCGGGGATTTGAATTTGCCTGTTGTGATTCCCGGGATTGCCCCTACAAGAAGGTACACCAGCGCCGCAAGTACTGCTTCTATCCACGGGCCGGCGGCGACGAGAATTTAAACGAGGAGGTTAACGGATGTTCTTTTCCGAGCAGACCCTGAAAAAAGCCTGGGCCAGGGCCGAAGGAAAGTGTGAATCGACCAAGGTGGTTGATGGGCGTAAAGTGCCCTGCAGTCGCGGCCTGCATTGGGACAAGCACGGCATGCTGCATGAACCGGAGGGCTGGCTTGCCCGCCATCGGGTGCAACTGGCCAACGGTATCATCGACATCGCCGCCAACTGTGAGGTTGTTTGCCGGGAGTGCCACCGGCAGGCAACATTGGAGACCGGCTGAAACCGGGAGACCCCTTACTTTTCTGTAGGCCAGAAAAGTAACAAAAGCCTGTCCTGAGCAGGACCCATGCAAAGCAAACGAAGGAAGCCTTTACCGCCCGGCAGGATGAACAGGCGGTAATTGTCAACCAACAAACCGTTAAGCCTCTAAGTGTGCTCAGGATGACAAGATCTTTTTCTCGCCAAAGCAAAATTGCCGCAGGCGGGGAGCCGGGGGTCTGAACTCATCCCTGCCCTTCTCTTGGCAAGAGAAGGGAAAGAGGGTTGAGTTGGTGTAATTTAATTGCCGAAGGCAAAAGAGTTTTTTACCTTCGACGCTTCCCCGGCCAAGCTTGGGTTTCCTATAGTGTTACTTTCTTGTGACCAAGAAAGTAACCAAAGAAGTCTTGCCCGCCCGACAATTTCCGGCAGGAATGATATCCCCGGACTAAATTCCTTGACCGGGGCGGGGAGCCAGGCTCCGCAATGAATTTTATACGTCCGCTTCAGCCTAAGCAAAATTGTCGCAGGCGGGGAACGGGGGACGGTCCCATACCTCTGAGTCGAATATAACCCATAGGAGACAGGGAGATGTATACCACCGGGATAAGCGAAAGGGAAAAAATGTTGGGCTACGCCCTGTGCCCCGTTCCGAATCCCGCCGGAAAACTGCCGGGGGAGCCGGAGCAGGTCCTGGCGGTGGCCTATAAACTGGACGATGAGAACCTGATCGTCAAAAAGCTGTACCCCATGGGGGGCTGCCGGTATTGGCATTTGAAAAAGGCCAGCGATGACTGGAGAACGGTGAGCAATGTGGAGCCCGACCCGGGAAAGGCCATCGAGCGGGCCAGGATGGGCTGAGGCGCCCTTTGGCCACCGCCAATAATGTGAAAGGGGAATATCGCAGGGGCGGGTTTGTAGCCTGCCCCCGACTGCAATATCCGGCTATCCTGTCATTCCCGACCTGATTGGGAATCCAGTGTACCTGCCCTTACTTTTTTTTGACCTCACCCCTAAAGCTATGGCACTTGAAGAAGCCATAAAATTAGCGAAAGCGGAAGTAATCCACGGTTGTCATTCCTGTCCCGCATCAAGTGCGGGATAAATTCCGACAGGAATCCAGAGCGTTCCTTACTTTACCTTATGCTGTTTTTATGGAGAGTGAATCGCAAAGAAACGGCGTTTTGTCTTCGTTGGTAGTTGATAAAACACTTACGTTGCGCCGTAATATTAAATTATAACGGAGGTGCCCAGCATGGTAAAAATCAAATCATCAACTCAAGCGCTTAAAATCGGGGCAATGTTCATTTTGGCTGTAACACTGATTAGTTGCGGCTCGATGAAAGTGCGAATGGTCGGGCAGTATGACCAGATGATCGATAGGCAGGTGACGGAGCTTCAGGAAAGCACCATGGGGTTCTTCAATAAAATGGAAAGAGGTCTGGGAACGGATGCTGCCAAATATGAAAGCAACAAACAATTTTATTATGATGCAAAAGTCATAGCGCAATGCGCCCGAACAAGAGCGGAAGCCCACGAATACGGCTTGAAATTCAAACCATTGAGCGACAATCTCAAATCGCTTGAAGAACAATATGTCGATCTGGAAACGCTGCATAAAATGAATTTTAACGAACAGGTCCTGGAATCAAGCCGGAAAGCCTTTGAACAATCCTTTACCGCCGTTATTAGATATCTGCTGGCACTAAACGGTGAAAAGGAACAAACAAATAAGGAAGGAGAATAACATGAAGCCGCTGGAAATAAAGGGAATAGCCGGTAAAATAATCGGCATATATAAGTCTGTTTTCGCTAAAAAATGGAAAGAGGTGGGAATGTATGCCGAGAACGAAGCCTTGAAATACGCCAATAATATCGCCCAGATAGATCTTTGGAAAAAATCCGGCCAAGTAACCGAAGAACAGGCTCGAGCGCTAATGAGCCTACATGCCCGTTCCATGAAGATGGTATTGACATCGACTGCGGGAATGAGCCTGGTGCTGGTGGAAAAAGCGGTTAACCAAGCCATAGACGAAATTAAAGGCGTTGTCAATAAAATAATCGGATGGAAATTGTTATAGAAATCATGAATGACAAAAAAGTTTTCAACCAACCATTACGAAAGGAGAGACCCATGATCACCACTTTAGCCCATGACGAATTAATGTCCATGGGCGAACGCTACCGCACCGACTATCTCATAGAACAGGGCGGCTATACCCTGGGGATCGCCACCAAGGAGGGCAAGTCCCTGGTCGCCCTGCTGCCGGCCGATTTTCTGACCGAGGTGCGGGCCGCTTTAGACAGCGTTTCGGCGGCCCTGAAGGACAAGACCGTGGCGGCGGCCGACGCCAAAAGCGCCACCGCCTCCCAGAACGCCGCCTTTGCCGGCGCCAAATTATGGCGCTCCAGGGTCATGCATCGCTGTCGCCGGGCGGCCAGCATGGGAAACCCCATGCCGGAGGAGCTGGTCCACGTCGCCCGGGCCAAAACTGTTCCGGCCGTCATCGGCCAGATGGACAAGATGACCAAGCTGTTGGAGGCCAACAAGGCGATTCTGGCGGCCGACACCGCCGCCCTGATCAAACAGGGTCAGGAACTGACCGTGGCCTTAAAGGCGGCCGACGCCAGCCAGGAGGTGAAACGCTTTAAGGACCTGCCTGATGCGGTCCAGGCCTTTTACAAGAACAAGGGCCTGCTGTACATAGGATTGAAGGTGATCAACGACGCCGGGCGGGAGCTTCATGCCGGTGAGCCGGAAAAGGCGGCCCAGTATAATTTGGGCATCCTGCGGCGCAACCATGGCAAAAAGACCACCGAGACCGGGGCCGAACCGGGCAAGTAGGAAGTATATTATTCCCCTCTCCCAATAAATTGGGAGAGGGGGCTTACAAAAGGCGGTGTTCGACCCACATCTGGAATGATCCGCCGTACATGAGGAATGGTTCGCCCCACACGGGATCTGGACCGCCGCAGAGGTGGAATTGCCCGCTCAGCATAAAAAATGGCCCACCGTAGATAAGGAATGGTTTGCCAAACACGGTGTATGGCTGGCCGGAGATGCGGAATAGGCCGCCGAACATGGGGCAGAAAACACAACACACAAGGATGGAGCGATGATAGACGCCAAAAAACTGCTGGCAGAGATAGAAAAGGAGATGACCCTGGAGGCCAAGAGCGTATTCCTTAGGTACGGTCGGGACGCCGCCCGGGACGGCCGGGAATTCTTGTCCGCCATAGGAACGGACCTAAAGCAATGGTCCGCAAAACTGGATTCCGGGGCTTTGAGCCGGGAGGGCTATATTGCCCTGGTGAACGGGGCCAAGGAGCTGGCCGGGATGCCGGCCCTTAAGCGGAGGGGCATCGGGCGGGTGATGTTAAAAGAGTTCCGGGACCGGATGGCGGAGATGATAATAAACAGGACGATGGGGATGCTGGGGTGAATAGGCTGAATTTTGGCAGGCTAAGAACAAAGATAAAATAAAAGAAAAGGGGCGGGGAGATGAAATACGCAGGCTTGACCGATGATCCGATCAAGAGGAAACAGGCGCACGGGAACCCGGTGGATTGGCGGGTGGAGAAAATGTTCACCTCTGAGGAGGAGGCCCGGAAATGGGAGAAGGGGATACGGGTTTTGGGGTACCAGGCCGGGACCGGGGGATCGGGCTGGAGGTATGGTTATACCTATACCATAACCGAGGGGACGAAGCAGTGAGGGGCGGGCATAAGGCCGGGGCGTAGGACACCTTTTACCACAAAGACACCAAGGCACAAATGGTATATTTCAATTGGCACCACCCTTCGCAGGGCACCTTTTACCACCAATAAGAATGAAGCACCATGACATTGAATATTCGAAATGGATTGCACCGGATCGGCATTATCTTTACCATCGCGTCATTGGCGGGCTATCTCTTTTATTTCATAGCCAAAGGCCCGCGGGATAGGGACTCTATAGCCCTGGCGGCGTGTTTAATTGCCAGCGGTATTTTGACGGTCCTTACCACGAAAGAGCCGTGGAGAAAAAAGCGCGGCCCTGGTCCAGCCGGCGGCCTTGAAGGAATTTAATGAGTAGATGGCGAAGTTCGTTAAGATCGCCAGGGTGGCGTTGAGGAGCAAGCGGGAGTATCTGGAGAAGATAGGGGTGCCGGCCGAAAAAAAAGCGCCAGTCCTGGCGCCATGCTCCGGACCTATGGGGAAGGGGGGAAGGTGAAGTGAGAAGCGGAGAACGGAAATGGGGAATCGTGCATCGTTATTCGGGGAGCGGGGCAGGGGGAATATTTCGTTTGACATTAACTTGTGATTAATAGTATTATAATGAAGATCATGTGGTAAATAGTTTTGCGTATTATGAATCAAGATGGTAGCAAAAAAAGGGGAGACATTAACCTTCGGACGAGCCTTAGGTGTGGTCCCCCATCGTGATTCAACCTGAATAAATATCGCATAACTGGCAAGTCAAGTGGAAAATACAGATATAATCAATCAACAAGAAAAATATCGTCTTTATATTGACGAATCCGGAGATCATGTTTTTCATGATATAGAGACACTTGCCAAGCCGCCGCATAGGTTTTTAGCATTGCTCGGCTGTATATTTTGCCTGAAAAATTATCTGTTATTTCAGGGGAAATTAGAGGAATTGAAACGGACCCATTTTAATCATAACCCGGATGAACCGCTGATATTTCATCGCAAAGAAATGGTAAATTGCCAAGGGCCGTTTTGGAGGCTGAGGGATATCGGTTTTAGAGATAATTTCAATCAGGCGCTGCTGAAAACCATCAGCGAAGCAAAGTTTGGATTGATCTTGGTTGTTATTGACAAACTTTCATATAAGAACAGGTACCCGGATCCATTTCACCCTTACCATATATGCCTTGATTTTATGCTTCAAAGATATGCAGGATTGATGAATCACTACAACCGTCAGGGGGATGTGATGGCTGAAAGCCGGGGAAAAAAAGAGAATGGTTTGCTGGCCAATGCTTATGATCATATTTACACCCACGGAGACATGCACCACGATGCCGGCTTTTATAAAAGGGCTTTGACCAGCCGGGAAATAAAGCTTAAAGGGAAATCCGCCAATATCGCCGGTTTACAATTGGCCGATATTTTGGCATATCCGCTTAAGCAGGCATATCTGGCTGAAAACGGAATATGCGAGGAAGCGGCGGATACCTTTGGCAATCTGCTGGTTGAAGCCGTTTCAGACAAATATAACCGGCATATCTACCATAAATATGTAAACGGTTACGGGAAGGTATTTTTTCCAAAATGAAAAAGACCTTAGGAGCAAAACTCCCAGGCCTTTCTCACGCTAGCCCTGCACGGGCTATCCTCCTCCAAGTAATTGGATTGAGTGCATTATAGCTCCACCCGGCCGGTTTGTCAAGGAAAATTTACAAGTAAATATATTGATCATTAAACATGCCATCAATTACCATAGAAGACCCCATCATAAACTCACCCTTCATGAAGCCCCAGCGGCATTTCCGCTTTGACGATCAGGGCAGTACCAACCAGATCGTAGAGGGCCGGAGGGAGAGTTTTTATTTCATGCCGGTGGCCAGGCCCAGGGGGCAGAACCGGGACCAGCAGATAATAGAAAGCTTTTGGACCGAGAACCGGAAGGAAGAGAACAAGTTCATCAATCATGTTCGGAGCCGGGTGACCCAATGGCGCAACAGCGGACTACAGATGACCTCGGTCACCCCGGTCACCCGGCAATTGCTGGAATACTGGAAGAACAAAGACCGGGAGAAAAGATTATATTTTTGCCAGATCGAAGCGGTGGAGACGGCCATCTATTTAACCGAGGCAGCCAAGAAATTCAACGATGCCGCGCTGGAGAACCAGCTAAGGGAATTCAACATCCAGGGCAACTCCGATCTTAACCGCATAGCCTTTAAGATGGCCACCGGCAGCGGCAAGACGCTGGTAATGGCCATGCTGATGGCCTGGCATGTGCTTAACAAGCTGGCCTATCCCCAGGATAACCGGTTCAGCGACACTTTTCTGATAGTAACGCCGGGGATTACCATTAAAGACCGGTTGCGGGTGCTGCTGCCCAACGACCCGGATAATTTCTACCGGGCTTTGGACATCGTGCCGGCCGAGCTGTTAAGCCGGATGCAGAACGCCAAGATCGTGATCACCAATTTTCACGCATTCAAACAGCGGGAGCGGGGCGCCGCCGGTAAGCTTACCAAATCAATTCTGAATACAGGCAAGAAGGTCAGTGCCTTTATTGAAACCCCGGATCAGATGGTCCGCCGGGTATGCCGGAGCCTGGGCAACAAGGGCAATGTCATCGTCATCAATGATGAGGCCCACCACTGTTACCGGCGCAAGGAACAGGGACTGGAAGAGGTCTTAAAAGGCGAGGAAAAGGCCGAGGCCAAGAAGCGGGAAGAGGAAGCTCGGCTTTGGATCAACGGCCTGGAAGCGGTAAAGCGCAAACTGGGGGTGCGGGCGGTCTATGACCTGTCGGCCACCCCGTTCTTTTTGAAAGGTTCGGGGTTCTCCGAGGGAACGCTGTTTCCCTGGGTGGTCTCGGATTTCTCGCTGATAGACGCCATTGAGTGCGGAATAGTAAAGGTTCCCAGAGTGCCCATCGAGGACAACGCCAACCCCGGACAGATGCCCACCTACCGGAACCTGTGGTATAAGATCCGCGATGACCTGCCCCGGAAAGGCCGGGGGAGCGAGCAGAAAACACCCGATCCCAAAGTTCCGGTCCAATTAGAAGGGGCCTTGCGCAGTCTTTACGAGAATTACCAGAAACATTATCAATCTTGGGAACAGAATACCGAGGCCCGAGCGCGCGGGTTGACCCAGCCGGTTTTCATAGTGGTCTGTAACAATACCAGCGTTTCCAAGATGGTTTACGATTTCATTTCGGGTTACGAAAAGGAGGTAAAGGGCCAAAAGGTTGTAGTGCCGGGCAAGCTCGATCTGTTCAGCAATGTGGTCAACAACGCCTGGACCGACCGGCCCAGCACCATCTTAGTCGACAGCGAGGAGTTGGAATCCGGCGAGGCCATGAGCGCTGAGTTCAAAAAAGTGGCGGCGGTGGAGATAGAGGAATTTAAGCGGGAATATACCCAGCGTTTTGAGGGGCGGTCTGCGGAGAACCTGACCGACGAAGATCTGTTGCGCGAGGTGATGAATACCATCGGCAAGCAGGGCAAGCTGGGCGAGCAGGTAAAATGCGTGGTCTCGGTCTCGATGCTGACCGAGGGCTGGGACGCCAACACCGTCACCCATATCCTGGGGGTGCGGGCCTTTGGCACCCAATTGCTTTGCGAACAGGTGGTGGGCCGGGGATTAAGGCGGATGGGCCGGGGCCTGGTTACCAAAACCATCAATGGCGCTACTTTTGAGACCTACCCGGTGGAATATGCCGAGGTTTACGGGGTGCCGTTCTCGTTCATACCCTGCGCCGGTTCCACCATCCAAATACCGATACCTGTTCAAGCGACCAGGGTGCGGGCCTTGGAGGAACGCAATCACTTGGAGATCACCTTCCCCCGGCTGGCGGGTTACAAATACGACATGCCCACGGAGAAGCTGACGGCCAGTTTCGGGCCGGAGTCAAAAATGGAATTGTCCACCCTGCAAGTACCGACAATTACGGTGGTGGCACCGATAGTGGGTCAAAAGGAAGTGCATAACTTAGACGAGTTGAAAGCCCACCGTATCCAGGAGGTGGAATTCTTATTAGCCAAGCATGTATTGGAGAAATATTACCGGGACGATCAGGGCAATCTTAAGCAATACCTGTTTCCCCAGGTGCTGGGCATTGTGCGGCAGTGGCTGGACGGCTCGGTGGTTCTAAAGGACGATACCTTTATCCAGTTGCTTTTGTTGAT
This genomic interval carries:
- a CDS encoding restriction endonuclease subunit R, producing the protein MPSITIEDPIINSPFMKPQRHFRFDDQGSTNQIVEGRRESFYFMPVARPRGQNRDQQIIESFWTENRKEENKFINHVRSRVTQWRNSGLQMTSVTPVTRQLLEYWKNKDREKRLYFCQIEAVETAIYLTEAAKKFNDAALENQLREFNIQGNSDLNRIAFKMATGSGKTLVMAMLMAWHVLNKLAYPQDNRFSDTFLIVTPGITIKDRLRVLLPNDPDNFYRALDIVPAELLSRMQNAKIVITNFHAFKQRERGAAGKLTKSILNTGKKVSAFIETPDQMVRRVCRSLGNKGNVIVINDEAHHCYRRKEQGLEEVLKGEEKAEAKKREEEARLWINGLEAVKRKLGVRAVYDLSATPFFLKGSGFSEGTLFPWVVSDFSLIDAIECGIVKVPRVPIEDNANPGQMPTYRNLWYKIRDDLPRKGRGSEQKTPDPKVPVQLEGALRSLYENYQKHYQSWEQNTEARARGLTQPVFIVVCNNTSVSKMVYDFISGYEKEVKGQKVVVPGKLDLFSNVVNNAWTDRPSTILVDSEELESGEAMSAEFKKVAAVEIEEFKREYTQRFEGRSAENLTDEDLLREVMNTIGKQGKLGEQVKCVVSVSMLTEGWDANTVTHILGVRAFGTQLLCEQVVGRGLRRMGRGLVTKTINGATFETYPVEYAEVYGVPFSFIPCAGSTIQIPIPVQATRVRALEERNHLEITFPRLAGYKYDMPTEKLTASFGPESKMELSTLQVPTITVVAPIVGQKEVHNLDELKAHRIQEVEFLLAKHVLEKYYRDDQGNLKQYLFPQVLGIVRQWLDGSVVLKDDTFIQLLLLIEHGNLAADKIYGAISKSMSGQSTIKPILKPYDTIGSTKHVDFDTTKPVFATSPDKCHISHVVADTESWEQKLAHSLEQMEQVKAYVKNQSLGFFIPYQMNGEEKNYIPDFIVRIDDGHGTPDYADTTPGDEKRLRTGKDDLLNLIVEVTGEKRADKEIKVATARDLWVPAVNNHGGFGRWKFLEIRDPWNAKNEIFKQFN